One Burkholderiales bacterium genomic window, GCGCAGGGCACGCGCGAGGCGTACTCCGGCGCCGTCACTTTCCGCCTTTCGCTGCGAAGGCGGCCTTGTCTTTGGTGCGTGCCGGCCCGCGTCCGCTGCGCCCGCTGCGATCGGTGCCTTCTGCCTGGCCGTAGGTCCTGAACTTGGCCAGCACGACGGCCATCTCTTCATCCGGAAGCAGGTTCGGCTGGCCGACCTGCAGCGCCCGCCAGTATTGCTCGCACAGCGCTTCGACCTCCACCGCGAGCGCCAGCGCCTGATCAAGGCTCTCGCCGATCGCGATCATGCCGTGATTGGCCAGCAGGCACGCCTTGCGTTCCTCGAGCGCCTCGAGCGCGTGGTCCGACAGTTGTTGCGTGCCGAAGGTGGCATAAGGCGCGCAGCGGATCGAATTGCCGCCGGCCACCGCGATCATGTAGTGAAACGCCGGCACTTCGCGCCCCAGGCAGGCGAGCGTGGTCGCGAAGCTGGAATGCGTGTGGACCACCGCCCGGGCGTCCGCCCGCCTGCGGTAGATGTCGTGGTGAAAGCGCCACTCGGAGGAGGGCGCCAGCCGGCCGTGGGCGCAGCCTTCGCGATCGACGAACACGATGTCAGCGGGCTTGGTTCGGTGGTAGGCGAGCCCGGAAGGAGTGACCAGGAAGCCGTCCTTCCAGCGCGCGCTGACATTGCCGGACTTGCCGCGGTTGATGCCGAGCGCGTTCATCGCCAGCGCGGTGGCGATGATCGCCTTGCGCAAGCCGAGTTCCGTCACGGCGCCTTCTTCTTGTACAGCGCGGCGAGTCCCTTGCGCGAGGCCGGCGCGATCCCGCGGTCGGTGATGATTCCGCTCACCAGCCGCGCCGGCGTGACGTCGAAGGCCGGGTTGGCCGCGCGCAGCCCTTCGGGCCCGATCCGAACGCGCGCCGGTTGCCCTTTCTCGTCGAATCCGTGGACGGTGAGGACCTCCTCGCCGCCGCGCTCCTCGATCGGGACTTCCCGCATGGCGTCGG contains:
- a CDS encoding class II aldolase/adducin family protein; the protein is MTELGLRKAIIATALAMNALGINRGKSGNVSARWKDGFLVTPSGLAYHRTKPADIVFVDREGCAHGRLAPSSEWRFHHDIYRRRADARAVVHTHSSFATTLACLGREVPAFHYMIAVAGGNSIRCAPYATFGTQQLSDHALEALEERKACLLANHGMIAIGESLDQALALAVEVEALCEQYWRALQVGQPNLLPDEEMAVVLAKFRTYGQAEGTDRSGRSGRGPARTKDKAAFAAKGGK